One window of the Fusobacterium sp. SYSU M8D902 genome contains the following:
- a CDS encoding LysM peptidoglycan-binding domain-containing protein, which produces MKGEFVFIIKNNKIEMLKKIVIGISIMTTLVFAGENLKFDIENKSGIIKILVKKDKKSIKEIEKSVVEYKVKSGDTLSKLAKKYKTAVRKIAFDNNIKNINLIQVGQKIIIIKDN; this is translated from the coding sequence TTGAAAGGAGAGTTTGTTTTTATCATTAAAAACAATAAAATTGAGATGTTAAAAAAAATAGTGATAGGAATTTCAATAATGACAACTTTGGTATTTGCTGGTGAAAATTTGAAGTTTGATATAGAAAATAAGAGTGGAATTATAAAGATTTTAGTAAAAAAAGATAAAAAGAGTATTAAAGAGATTGAAAAATCAGTAGTAGAGTATAAAGTTAAAAGTGGAGATACTCTTAGTAAGCTAGCTAAAAAATATAAAACTGCAGTAAGAAAAATAGCTTTTGACAATAATATAAAAAATATTAATTTAATTCAAGTAGGTCAAAAAATTATAATTATAAAGGATAACTAA
- a CDS encoding WG repeat-containing protein: MKRKTLIILIFSILVILLGCWSFNVYKDKQKEIKVIKIKKEKLDKKYENISFVSINEEYIIFSDEERSYCYNLKDRELKKLDYLIVSEVENNYIIQENSKYGVVNKEFKVIFKPIYDSITASGLKDVIIGKRGKLSYLISLEKREILKQYEEIYPMDEDRNIHIIDNSLHGYLNEKLEEVISGNYIFLFSFKNKLVIAYNGKKYGVINKNNEIVVPFIYDEIYLHKNGNILVKDSQGYTDFKEKKSLLVDTIYPSLSDYLIYEKDNRFGILDLETFEISNTTYEELSPRVDGNYIIVAENERYGIASVKDFEKKVTLKYDYISPITKDVFVGGTLEKGLNALIIPEIKETAEIYDKVQYCNNYYLGYRENENVDVINQKGDTILTVKKSELLYINEDIILLNKESNIEIILKEEINK; the protein is encoded by the coding sequence ATGAAGAGAAAAACTCTTATAATATTAATATTTAGTATATTAGTTATATTATTAGGGTGTTGGAGTTTTAATGTTTATAAAGATAAACAAAAAGAGATTAAAGTAATTAAAATAAAGAAAGAGAAATTGGATAAAAAATATGAAAATATATCCTTTGTATCTATAAACGAAGAGTATATTATTTTTTCAGATGAAGAGAGATCATATTGCTATAATTTGAAAGATAGAGAGTTAAAAAAATTAGATTATTTGATAGTTAGTGAGGTAGAAAATAACTATATCATACAAGAAAATAGCAAATATGGAGTGGTGAATAAAGAATTTAAAGTGATATTTAAACCAATTTATGATTCAATAACAGCTTCTGGATTAAAAGATGTCATAATTGGAAAGAGAGGTAAACTTTCTTACTTGATATCTTTGGAGAAAAGAGAGATTTTAAAACAGTATGAAGAGATATACCCAATGGATGAAGATAGAAATATACATATAATTGACAACTCTTTACATGGATATTTAAATGAGAAATTGGAAGAGGTAATATCTGGAAATTATATATTTTTATTTTCCTTTAAAAATAAACTTGTAATAGCATACAATGGAAAGAAATATGGAGTTATTAATAAAAATAATGAAATTGTAGTTCCTTTTATCTATGATGAGATATATCTTCATAAGAATGGGAATATTTTAGTAAAGGATTCACAGGGATATACAGATTTCAAAGAGAAAAAATCACTTTTAGTTGATACAATCTACCCTTCTTTGAGTGATTATCTAATCTACGAAAAAGATAATCGTTTTGGAATATTAGATTTAGAGACATTTGAAATAAGTAATACTACATATGAGGAATTAAGTCCTAGAGTTGATGGAAATTACATAATAGTTGCTGAAAATGAGAGATACGGAATAGCAAGTGTAAAGGATTTTGAGAAAAAGGTAACACTAAAATATGACTATATTTCTCCTATAACAAAGGATGTTTTTGTAGGTGGGACATTAGAAAAAGGATTGAATGCTCTTATTATTCCTGAGATAAAGGAAACAGCAGAGATATATGATAAAGTACAGTATTGTAATAACTACTATTTGGGATATAGAGAAAATGAGAATGTAGATGTAATAAATCAAAAAGGAGATACTATTTTAACAGTAAAAAAATCAGAATTACTATATATTAATGAGGATATAATTTTATTGAATAAAGAGAGTAATATAGAGATAATTTTAAAGGAGGAGATCAATAAATGA
- a CDS encoding Rrf2 family transcriptional regulator has translation MFSKKLEYGYVILKLLKNTNEINKISGKDIIQEGNIPPNMGLSILSELSRGGLIKSLKGKNGGFYREKSREITLFELFQVLENQGKQMKPFFNEEFRNDVVYIGAMVMQEMANIKI, from the coding sequence ATGTTTTCAAAAAAATTAGAGTACGGGTACGTTATTTTAAAACTTTTGAAAAATACTAATGAAATTAATAAAATTTCGGGAAAAGATATAATACAAGAGGGAAATATCCCTCCTAATATGGGATTGAGTATATTGAGTGAACTATCAAGAGGAGGACTTATAAAATCCTTGAAAGGAAAGAATGGAGGATTTTATCGTGAGAAGTCTAGAGAGATAACTCTATTTGAGTTATTCCAAGTGTTAGAAAATCAGGGAAAGCAGATGAAACCATTTTTTAATGAGGAGTTTAGAAATGATGTAGTCTATATAGGAGCTATGGTAATGCAGGAGATGGCAAATATAAAAATATAA
- a CDS encoding SHOCT domain-containing protein, which yields MKKKILFLFLLGMFSKVFSAEYTLEELDALYNDKVITQEEYSILKKEILGSNELESGYYNLKINGKQVTNIYSVATKGERAYLNLEEFLTLLNLNNYEKKDSVYKIYLGNSLEEVVIDTKKNRVSKNGKNIPLKENWYSMEKGNLYLEKDVFQELFLSYCTVDNSTLQVSMYVNFATPEEISSILDVTADKLKNVDVQPDIVYRGKRSLFDLGYTRVQLGQSFVKNEHEKGYKSNWDGSLEYQGGLLYGEFFAGYDLKEKELRDLKLEYENIWNDHTFVINNRGNGSKREWGVAFYKDKGFTTDGSKITIKESVPIGSRAELIYMGTPIAIEDEVNGSVEFTNDMIVGDRTYQLKIYTPDGKITLKEIKTVEDYNRQNRHEIKYDFSIDENKDKKRYATKGNVFYGITDNFTLGGGYTRDIVDTENGYKYFDSNSLEVIYGEVYNGYSYTLRTSGEKTWNSFDEYSKKLDDRYKYEVMGDLRVGKYKYKLSQENYGKYYDEKRRNNFEFQYDVFDNTRLTYDIEDMKRYDKTKERSEKLGFSHDFTFKKVLLGSSAKFDLKDSNKNEYSVNAYYNGWQSMTARLENKWENSGKDYETTLNFYNNNFRGLFDVSVELGYSNIRKESVTFKVSLDIDNWLTFDSNISKNGSKEFRVGVDRVIDLKNPKVRIDSMDVSRVNVITFIDNNNNNILDSDEITIDGVEVTIGNQKLITNKKGRGTFYNISNGLLHDLKPKIKKPSFALGDNKIKVLSNVSSTVDAYIPVKPMINLHGVIELDKILKLNEQEKEDFYSEILIEIKDEKGKTIELVSPDNTGTFDVSGLFPDSYNIEVSYVGTKYNIESLAKEMKLDYKYNEFVLGFEHKITFNVTNQSIKLTEHI from the coding sequence ATGAAAAAGAAGATATTATTCTTATTTCTACTTGGGATGTTTTCTAAGGTTTTTTCAGCAGAGTATACTTTAGAAGAGTTAGATGCACTTTATAATGATAAAGTAATTACCCAAGAGGAGTATAGTATCCTAAAAAAAGAGATTCTAGGGAGTAATGAGCTAGAGAGTGGATACTACAATTTAAAGATAAATGGAAAACAGGTAACAAATATCTATTCAGTGGCTACAAAGGGAGAGAGAGCATATCTAAATCTAGAGGAGTTTTTAACCCTATTAAACCTCAATAACTATGAGAAGAAAGATAGTGTTTACAAAATCTATTTAGGAAACAGTTTGGAAGAGGTAGTTATAGATACTAAAAAAAATAGAGTTTCAAAAAATGGTAAAAATATACCATTGAAAGAAAATTGGTACTCAATGGAGAAAGGTAATTTATACTTAGAGAAAGATGTTTTCCAAGAGCTATTTTTATCATACTGTACAGTAGATAATTCTACTCTTCAAGTGAGCATGTATGTAAACTTTGCAACTCCAGAGGAGATAAGTAGTATCTTAGATGTAACAGCTGACAAATTAAAGAATGTAGATGTACAACCAGATATAGTATATAGAGGAAAGAGGAGTCTATTTGATCTGGGATATACAAGGGTACAATTAGGTCAGAGTTTTGTAAAAAATGAGCATGAAAAAGGGTATAAATCCAATTGGGATGGATCTTTAGAGTATCAAGGTGGATTGCTATATGGAGAGTTCTTTGCAGGTTATGATCTAAAAGAGAAAGAACTTAGAGATTTAAAGTTAGAGTATGAAAATATATGGAATGATCATACATTTGTAATCAATAATAGAGGAAATGGATCAAAGAGAGAATGGGGAGTAGCATTCTATAAAGATAAAGGATTTACAACAGATGGTAGTAAGATTACTATAAAAGAGAGTGTGCCTATAGGAAGTAGGGCAGAGTTAATCTACATGGGAACACCTATAGCTATTGAAGATGAAGTCAATGGAAGTGTTGAGTTTACCAACGATATGATTGTAGGAGATAGAACATATCAATTAAAAATCTATACTCCAGATGGAAAGATAACTTTAAAAGAGATAAAGACAGTAGAAGATTACAATAGACAGAATAGACATGAGATCAAATATGATTTTAGTATAGATGAGAATAAAGATAAGAAAAGATATGCAACAAAGGGAAATGTATTCTACGGTATTACAGATAACTTCACATTAGGTGGAGGATACACAAGAGATATAGTGGATACAGAGAATGGATATAAATATTTTGATAGTAACTCTCTTGAAGTGATATATGGAGAGGTTTACAATGGATACTCATATACATTGAGAACATCAGGAGAAAAGACATGGAACTCATTTGATGAGTATTCAAAAAAATTAGATGATCGTTACAAATATGAGGTAATGGGAGATCTTAGAGTAGGAAAATATAAATATAAATTATCACAAGAGAATTATGGAAAATATTATGATGAAAAGAGAAGAAATAACTTTGAATTTCAATATGATGTTTTTGACAATACTCGTTTAACATATGATATTGAAGATATGAAAAGATATGATAAAACGAAAGAGAGAAGTGAAAAATTAGGATTCAGCCATGATTTTACATTCAAGAAGGTACTATTGGGATCAAGTGCAAAGTTTGATCTAAAAGATAGTAATAAAAATGAGTATAGTGTAAATGCTTACTATAATGGTTGGCAGAGTATGACTGCTCGTTTAGAGAACAAATGGGAAAATTCAGGAAAAGATTATGAAACAACTTTGAATTTCTACAATAATAACTTTAGAGGATTATTTGATGTTTCTGTGGAGCTTGGATACTCAAATATAAGAAAAGAGAGTGTAACATTTAAAGTGAGTCTAGATATAGATAACTGGTTAACATTCGATAGTAATATAAGTAAAAATGGAAGTAAAGAGTTTAGAGTAGGAGTAGATAGAGTAATTGATCTAAAAAATCCTAAAGTTCGTATAGATAGTATGGACGTTTCAAGAGTAAATGTAATTACATTCATTGATAATAATAACAACAATATCTTAGATTCAGATGAGATAACAATTGATGGTGTAGAGGTTACAATAGGAAATCAGAAATTGATAACAAATAAAAAAGGAAGAGGAACATTCTACAACATTTCAAATGGACTTCTTCACGACTTAAAACCAAAAATAAAGAAACCGTCATTTGCATTGGGAGATAATAAGATAAAAGTATTAAGTAATGTATCTTCTACAGTAGATGCATATATTCCTGTCAAACCAATGATCAATCTTCATGGAGTGATTGAATTAGATAAGATACTGAAATTAAATGAACAGGAAAAAGAGGATTTCTATTCAGAAATACTGATTGAGATTAAAGATGAAAAAGGAAAGACAATTGAATTAGTATCTCCAGATAATACAGGAACTTTTGATGTAAGTGGATTATTCCCAGATTCATATAATATAGAAGTTTCATATGTGGGAACTAAGTACAATATAGAATCTTTGGCTAAAGAGATGAAATTAGATTATAAATACAATGAGTTTGTATTGGGATTTGAACATAAGATCACATTTAATGTAACAAATCAGAGTATAAAACTAACAGAGCATATATAG